CTTGTTTAGGATTATTACCTGTAGACTGTGTTGTGTTCTTTTGTGTTCTCTGGTTTCTTACCTGATTTAATGTGTTACATTGATGTGGAATGTAAAATGTTGTGATGTAGAACAAAATAATAGTTGGATTAGAGGCTAAATAAACTGCTTAAATGTAacttttgatggttgtcttgtatattttttacactCAGTCaggatttattttagttttaggcTCAATAACATCAGAATCAACCGCCCAAGGCATTCAAAGAGTAGTTAGAAGACATGTTAGATCCttaaatgatcaaaacaaataCAGGCACAAGTGACAATTATCAGAGTCTGTGCAGATTGAGCTCAACgaacacttaaaacacaccATTCCACTACCatactagatagatagatggacagacagacagacagatatgggcaatatggaccaaaagtcatatcccgatatatttaggctgaatatcgatatacgatatatatcccaatatttttatcgcaaagacatgtcacaagtagttttattgaaaccgtttatttaagtgaacataaaaactgtataaCAACCGGaggaccttttttaaaatcaaagttccgtaaagtgcacatttaattaaaaaaatatcttaaacaaaaatagcctgtgaaataaaataggccaatcttattctgaaataaatatatttatatgagaaaacaataacaaacattacaaaagaactaattaggacaaaccctagtaagggcagcatttatatataaagaaagaaaaaaatgaatagataGGTAggtcagatagatagatagatagatagatagatagattactttattcatccccgaaggaaaattcggttgtcacagtaGTCCGGTATATaactacaataaaatacaatgtagCCAATTACAAGTTATAAACTTATCGCATTTGTAGCACCTCCTAGAGGTGATAAGCTTAGAGAGAACTCCTGAACATGTGTCTCAAATTTCAGGTTGATATGTCAATGCATTCATGagttattttgaattttttaacGAGTGGCTTATAGAATCAAAATAGATTGACATATCTTAATGCCATTGATAACTAAAGATAGAGATTTCAGACCAGGATTttggaaaaaaggagaaaaggttgcaaagttggacatttttagGACAGAACAGCACTGGAGCAAGGATGCAGATGAACTGAAACTAATATTATGGCGGGGTGAGCTAACTCTAAGCCAAGATATTTTCGAGATAACTGCAAAAACTTAAACTTTACAACATGAGTATCATTTTGTGAGCAGTGGGTGGAATTTACAACCCACCTGCCGATTTTGGTGACTTTCTGTGTTACTGTTTTTGCTTCCCAAACACTTTAAGTGgagaaaaatgagaaagaataatgagaacaaaaacaacaggacTCCAGCAGCCAGTGTTGCAGCTTGGACCTCTAATAAGATGTTTACTGACATTTCTCTGATCATTTAGGCCAAATTTTGTTCCGAACATGTAAGACTCGTCCCTTCTTTTAGAACATGTGCTTTCAGGCTGCAGAATAGAGTCTTCACTCATATTAATTGTCATGCCTGACACATACTGCACGTAGTAGATGTTTTATGAAAATTCAGCATCAAGAGCTGCACACGACACAGTAAATGCTCTTCTTGATGTAGAGGGAATGTAACATTTTTGCTGTGAGATACACCCAGAATGAATGTGATTTCTCAATGATTGAAtcagtttgttattttctgACACTCTCTTGTTGACGTGCTCTGCAGCaggcaaacaaataaatgttttcccTTCCACTTCAATGCTCCTCTTTCGCTGTCTCGCCTTAATTGTATGAAAAGCatcaaaaaggaaacagaaactTAGTGACAGCAGCTCAAACATAATGGATGTTTCTCTTTCATGATCAAAAATAATACATGATGAGTAAGTGCAAACATACATATATCCAGGCATGGAACAAGGTTTGTTACTGTTTCTGTCATGCTGTGCTGCATGATTCACACTAGTTGCAAATGAATCATCCAGGAAACATTTTACCCAAACTGCCAGAGTTTTTACACTACAAAGAACAAAGGTTTTCCTGTTATATTGACAATGAACTGAAGAGCAAATAGCCTTCCTCATATTTTAGATTCTCCGCCcatcataaatctcttaatctTGTACTTTACATGcaattttgtgttcaaaataaatCCTGCCAATATGAATGAGAGCAGCCTTACCAGTAGGGCTGCAGCTaatgattgtttttattgttgattaaccctctggaatcACCAAAAGCatcaaagcatgacttcttcatcacatccagacataaaaacaaagcagcgtggagccctactgtaaatttacctgcacctgcccacactggcaaaggtaccaaaagctgcttcagtgaccatggtgttactgggctggactggccagcaaactgggctgacatcaaccccataggagtctatgggctgttgtcaagaggaaggtgagagacaccagatgagctgaaggctgctataaaagcaacatggtgctgtaggctgatctcctccatgccaccaagtattaatgcactaattcatgcaaaaggagcccagccaagtattgatgtatataaatgaacagacttttcagaagcctgacatctgtgtttaaaatatccttttactttattgatcttatgtaatattctaattttctgagaccctgagttttgtgtcttcattatctgtaagccagaatcatcaaaattacaagaaatacaggcttgaaatatttcactataTGTGTAattaatctatataatgtatgagtttcactttctgaaataattgacaaaaaatattgaactttttcatgatattctaatttattgagatgcacctgtatgctaCCttgatacattttatattttgccTTTGGTCTTGCTGGGTTGTAACATTTGGTGTTCTAGTGTTCTTAAAGCGTTCCCAATGTGGATATAGTTGTGTATAAAACGCGGTTACACCCAGGTGCATCCATACATCCTGTCTGAGAGGAGCTCAGTTGTGGATCAGTGGCTGGTTGCCTGGAACCAAACAGCGCACGTGACAGCGATTCATTAGAGCTGGTTGTTCACACTACAGCTTGAAACCAGAGCACAGCTGCTGGTATCTCATGGCGTGGACCCAATCCACTGCAGAGAGTCACGTGAGGACGGCTCACTTCGTCTTCTCTGGCAACCAACGTCAATCACACCAGAGAGCgagcccagcagcagcagcagcagcagcaggggccGAGGACGAAGCAGGAGGCCAAACTGGATCAGGAGCCAAATCAGCAGTCGGAGCAGACAATGAAGAATTGATTCATGTTAATAtactttacagtaaaacacactgAGGAAAAAACTTGCAGTTCTGAAAggttaatggagaaataagaCTTATTGCAGAgagtttacttttaaaaaaagaaaaatctttattgacaattaaggaacattacaatcatgaggtcagacaaGAAGTGATttcaagacacaaataaatagaaataaaaggagaaatagtagtaaaataataataataataataataataataataaaaataaagaggtACATACATTGGTTACGCAGAAAATACAAAGTACATAAAGTCTGTGCATTCACtgataatgatttaaaaaaataatatagttATTAGAAATTAAGGTTATGCATTCATTAGGCTGTCATAATATTGAAgaaattgttaatttttttgccttttacaCTTCTGAGAGACTTAAGAAGATAGTTGAATTCAAGGTGTTTCAGAGAGTTTACATTACACCCTCCGGGACAGCAGGCAGCGACGtcactgttttctgtcttttattaaaAGCGAAGAAGAAGCGAGGTTTCTTCCGCCTTCCTCCTGTGACGTAACTTCCTTTCTGTCCGTGCTAACCTCGAAGTGAACACGCGTTCGCCGTCAAGCTCAAGtgagtgtctttttataatataataaacgtGTTAGCTACCGGGAGAACACGCGTGAATTcacaataaatatgtaaactTTCAACCCCATTTACTGAAAAGGCTTAAACAGCAGTTTTGACCGATATTAATGCTTTTTCATCACCGCAGCCTCTGTGGCGGCTAAGTTAGCTCGCTAGCGTTAACGGGACTGAAGAACACGCCACCACATGGGGGAAAAGTCcagttttgtcttttgtcagtTTCTAATCATTTGTCCGGGAAAATCCAGATAGTTTTGCACTACAGAGAGTTAATGCTAAATTCTTGCTAAAATGGAGTTGTGGTCATTTATTGAAAGACTCAGTAGATGCACAAGTTTGGTGCCTGAATATCCAGTTTATTGATATACTCCAAGAAAAGGAGCATTAATCAACACTAAGCTCTTTATTATATATTGGCTTTCAAATGGTATGCAATGTGTTCAACtcaataattgtatttttacaaTCTTGTGAGTTAGGTTAAATCAGATTGCTTTGACCAAGTACAATATAAGCCTATGTAAAGATAAATATTTTCACACAAACGTGAAATCTAATGCTCAACCTGTATTACTGTAGGGTTTGTATGCTGTTAAAATTACTACTGGTTCCCTAGTGAAGGAATATGGCCTATATTTTTCCTTACATGGGTATTTGACCCGAGTTTATGCTCCACTGTATCTTAAAATCAGCTAAGACATGAAGAAGTCAGTGGTTTTACCTTCACTGTTGCCAGATTTCAACGTTAAAAGACATCCATGGGTAGATCTTAAACATGCTTTGCCTGCTAGTCCgtttaatataattattgaaCAGTAAGATAAATGGGGGGGAAATTAAATGTTTGCAGATGGTGTGATCTTTAATGAGAGGATGCTGCTAAGTGTCTACATTTCCAACATGCCACATTTATGGTTTTAATGTTGATCTTAAGTCAGTTTGACTAAATGTTCTGCAACAATTCCAGAGATTTATCAAGATTTTGTTTGGCACAGATGCTACTTAAATTTATTTCTGGTCTGTGACGTCTACATCATGTTTCCTCCCAGTTGTTGAACCTTCCTGGTCGTTGTTTTGCAGGATGCGTTACGTCGCTGCTTACCTGCTCGCCGCCCTCGGAGGCAATGAGAACCCCGAAGCCAAGGACATCAAGAAGATCCTGGAAAGTGTTGGCATTGAGGCCGATGACGCTCGCCTGGACAAGGTACAGAACAGGCTGCTCTTTATTGTGTTTCTTCATATTGTGGCAGCAGTTCTTCTACCAGCGGCAAATCATTATGTTTGTAATATTCACAAATTCGATCTCTCAACAGGTCGTCACTGAGCTTGCAGGCAAGAATGTGGAGGAGGTGATCGCTACAGGTCAGTGTGCCATTAATCAGTGTTTGTACTTGTGTGTAGTGATGAGTTTtgattaaagattaaaaattaCAGAAGGAATTTAATTTCttaaagtgcatatttaaaaagacatattCCAACTTTTATGCCAGTAAAGTTGATGTGATGTCAGAGTATTACTACACGACTAAATTGCCAGATTATATCTGATGATAGCGACATGCTGTGTCTGACCTCTGTCGTGTTTCTGGCTGCTGAGTGTCAATGTTATCACTTGTGCTTCATGTCTGCCAACTCGTGTCTCCTCAGGTTACGGTAAACTGGCCAGCGTGCCAGCAGGCGGTGCTGTAGCCGTTGCCAGCTCTGCGGCTGCTGGCTCGGGTGGAGCCGCTGCCCCTGCAGGTGAGCTTTGCAGCTTAGCACCTTGTTTGTCAGCATCCACGACACTTGGCACACATTGCCTTTGCCTTTAACCTTGTATGTTAATATGATCGCATGCAGTCAAGTCAGTTAGTCGTCATTAGTTTTTCATGGAATTGGATTTTACAAATCCATAAAATTTTAAACTGATTACCTGGTTAGGTACAAGCCATGTaggaaatgtaatttattatagttatttatgGGACATTTATGTTAGTGTTTTAAGCAGGGTCATTTTGGAGAAAGTTGTAATTATTTGCATATGTCTTTAGAAAAGTTTGACTGGGCATAAATTCATGGATTTGTCATGTAAACACAACAATAGGCGACCTACATTTTAATGAATGCATGAATTCAGTTGATCTCATGAACTTGGCTGTTGTTGGTGACTGTAGCTGGAAACTATATCaagtgctttttgttttgcagctgaggagaagaaggaagagaagaaagaggagtCTGAGGAGTCCGATGACGACATGGGATTCGGCCTGTTCGACTAAACTTTTtccaaatatgaataaaatttgtaaaaaacTCAAACTGTTGTTCTAATGTCCTTATTAATCAAGTGTTGGTATTAAGTAGAGTATAAAACATAGACTGTTACTGAGGTAAAAATGTGTCACCTCttgaaaaaagttattaaatgtGTGAAATTCAGAAATGAAAGACTATTTGTCTATAAAAGCAAgagatgtgtgtctagggcatatctctctgaccgttagtcagactgacttAAGATTTTatatgtggcttgcacatggcacgaaggtgtgcatcctcgattttgataatttttttaattcattgtgtgataggcctaaacctggtcagtaacaattcactctggatttccacgcctgactcatctcatctgagtCTATTTAACCTACCTatttttaggagttttaaagtgcgctacgaggttcaattttccaaaaatattcgaatagtttccagcgaatatcaatgtgtatgtgctggatggtctGAGtgccttatgaaaagtaagtttAATGGATAGGATAGTGGTCTGCAtagccacaatatatgaaacactatagttccacaacacacctaataacccttactcacattattcacatccatctgtttgtgctgcatgtaaacttattccctcctatatctgtctGTATATATCTAAccaataactttattaacactacacaagagtattacacctcattgtacatcccactttcacacacaacctcatttggccataattgaaaaatctacttaatctcccactatacggaTACATACATCCTAAGGGCACTCTACTAGTATACATTATTGGAACGAAgtgcaggtttttttgtttttttttaaacaaactaaGTTCAAAAAGCCCCAGTGTCAATACCTGTCATTAACTGACAGGTAATGGTGCTGTGGGACAGCTACCAAACTACAGCTGCTAGTTGTTTATGAATCATGTAATTGACCACAGTGAACAGCAGATGGCGCTTTTTTTTGTACCATTCCCGGGTGTAAAGGAGACGCTGCAGGCCAGGGCCCTCCATGTCAGGcgctgtttaaaacattttgaattatACATGAGGATAGATGCAGCAGACTGTCTGGGCTCATACATGCATTATTTACTCTATGGTTAAAAACACCGACCAACAGCTGCAGGTGACCTGCTGGCTCATAGTTCTACATTGTGAGGTCGTCAGGTGATGTGTAAATATTTAGGGATAGaagaatgtacagtatgttACGGTATGTTTTTGACAGCATttcagggggagatagcaggtcagatATAACTGCCACAGAAGTTGTGTTCATCATCTGAAGATTAATTAGAGGTGTAGATCAGCACTGTCAAGTTGTTCTAAATGActtaaaccatgggtctcaaactcgtggcccaccgggccaattgtggccctcgtgacgatattttgtggcccccaccttgatatgaaagtttaatgtgagttttatatgaatggcactttactgtgttgcgtgtggaaggtccctttaattactttttttggtaattttgtgtctttttttttaatgatgtgactcttttaaataattgggtgtctttttttaataatcttatgtcttttttggtaattctgtgtctttttttggtcattttgtttcttttttaaataatttagtttctgtcattttgtgtctttttggtaattatgtgtcttttttgtcatcttgtgtcttttttgtaatttagtgtttttttcagtcattttgtgtttttttttgtaattttgtatcttttttggtcattttgtgtcttttttaaagtcattttgtgtcttcttttggtcactttgtgtctttttttttttaagtaattttgtgtctctttttggtcattttgtgtcttttttttagtaatgttgtgtctttttttggtcattttgatactgcctccagcggcccccaggtaatttgagtttgagacccctgacttaaacctattaaggtgtagAAGGGATCAGAACACGAATGTTTGGGTTTGTGAAGTCCATTTCCACACTCAACTTGTTGTAGCAATTTGGGGTTGATAACATTTGTTACAtgcatttggtgctaaattaggcatttaaaaaaaaaaaaaaattcagctaattgaatccacaagatATGAAAactccatttccagtagttcaagtcaaatagccccaataaccaagtattgagtcatatagatggacagacttttcagaggccaacatttccatattaaacatactttttaaaattggtcttttgtaatattaaattttttttgagacacggAATTTTAGGTCTCCATTAAATGAAAGCTATAATCATTATacttagaagaaattaaataaaataagacatgaaatgtttcattttgggTGTAATGGctctatataatgtgtcatttccggggtttgaattgaattactgacatactgacacacttttctatgatattctagtttattgagatgcacctgtgacAGTGTCTTCTCTGTAGGCTAACAttgagcctgctacagcctctgaaagaagaagaaaaaacggGGTAATAAATGGATACTTCATGGCAAAATTACAATTCATCAGATTACCACAAACCAGCTGACACACAAAGGACCTGTGAACCTACAGTATGTGGGGCTTTTGGTTCAGCCACTCAGCAAGACAGAACCAGCTATGAGCTTTGACCACGGCGTCTGACACAATATGTCCCAATAAGCCAATTAGTCATGTCCTGATGTGTGACTATAAAACTGTTACTCAATTCCCAACTTTTTAAGCTTTCTACTGAGCAGAGTCATGTGGTCAACGATGAGTCATAGATGGAAACTTTTCCTGCATGTTGTTATGTTGAAGGTCCGAGGATCTCTGCTCTAGAGATTTCTAGTCCTTTGCTCTGATGAACTGGTGATTTGGGgtcatataaataaacttgatcCCCTAAATATGCTCTAATGCTTCTAATCCTGAATATCCTGCCAAAATAACTTAGCTAGTTTATCCATTTACAAGAATGAAATGGGGCACCACAGTACTCTTTCAGGTTTCATTCAAATTCTGGCTAAATTGTATTCCTTAACTGTGTGAAACAACGGCCTtctaattaatgaattaattccaTTACTTCAAAGGTTTTATAGGTAATTTGAATGAcatccttatttatttttttatgttttatgaagGACAAACACtatagagagaaaaaatagaaatggaagtttttaaagttttataataTAGTTTTTAAAAGAAGTAGACGTTTTGCTGAAAAGCATGTTTCAGAGTGGTATATTACTGGTACTATTATTTCTGTTGATGCATTAGCGTTTTAGTGGTGTTATTATTATGAGATGCTAAGTCATAGTTATGAGATgatgagtcattattatgagattttttttcagatctttattaacaatgggaaaatacaggcattcaggatataaacaagacatacaaagaaaaatgtcagtgacagtatctataataaatatatatataaaataaggtGCTTACTTTTATAATATTCTGGGGTTTCTGAAAATAAGCTTTTAAAATGTAGCAGAGTGTGTTCACATTTCTCATTTGACATCAACTCTAGAGTCTCGATATAAAGTTTCTATTGTAAAAACACCACAGTTAGGTAGGGATTtggaa
The Centropristis striata isolate RG_2023a ecotype Rhode Island chromosome 2, C.striata_1.0, whole genome shotgun sequence DNA segment above includes these coding regions:
- the LOC131988822 gene encoding large ribosomal subunit protein P2-like gives rise to the protein MRYVAAYLLAALGGNENPEAKDIKKILESVGIEADDARLDKVVTELAGKNVEEVIATGYGKLASVPAGGAVAVASSAAAGSGGAAAPAAEEKKEEKKEESEESDDDMGFGLFD